The Terrirubrum flagellatum nucleotide sequence CACGGCGCGTGATCAGCCGCGCGACGCGCGCCACGTCGCCGTCATCGACGACATGATGATGGAAGTCATGATCGACCGCGTCGCGCCAGGCGCCGGCGCCGCGGCGCTCGACGCCGTCAGGGCTGAGCAGCACGAGTTCGCGCTGCAATTCATGCAGCGAATGAGGCGCGCGCTGTTCGCTCCAGCCGGGCGAACGCGATGGCGCGGCGCCGGCGTCAGCCAGCAGCAACACCAGATCGGCCTGGCGCGCGCAGAAGGCGCTCCATTCGGCGTCGCCGCCGCGGCCAATAAACAAGGTGTGTTCGTTTCTCGCCTCGCATTGCTGCATCCAGGCGCGCGGACGATCCGCGTCGGCGCGGGTGATCTGCGCCACCGACCCCCAGGCGCCAAGCGCTGCGCCAAGCCGTGCGATGAAATCATCGACGCGCGGCTGGGGAAGATCGACATGCGGCAGGATCGCGAACACGCGGGGCCGCGCGGTCGGCCGCGCGACGCCGCGCATCTTCGCAAGGCGCCGCGCCAGCACGCGGGCGATGGCGAGCGCCACTTCGGGATCGCGCGCGACCAGCGATCCCACCGCCTCGCGCGAGAGCTTCACGAACTCGCTGTCGCGCAGCGTGACGGCGGTCGCGGTGCGGGGATCGCCCGTCAGCATCGCCATCTCGCCGACGGTTTCGCCAGCGAAAATCTCGCCGACGCGCGCCGTTATTCCATCGGACATGCGCCTGAGAATCGCGACCGCGCCGGAGCGAATGACATAGATGTCGGAGGAGTCGTCGCCTTCGTGGAACAAGGTCTCGCCGGCGGCGACATCAATGAATTCGGCCTCGGCGGCGAGGCTCGACAGGATGTCGGCGGGCACGCCATCGAAGAAGCGCGCGCCGCTGAGGGCCGCGATCGCAGCGCCGCCGGCGATGGGCCGCGCTTCATTCATCCCGCCCTGGCCTCCCGACCTTTCTTTGGCCTGAGATTAGGGCAAAGGGCGGCAAACGGCTAGAAGGCGCCTCCCGCCGCTCTGCTGGGTATCACCCTTTCCGCACGAGAGCGCATTTGCTTTCCGACAACGGCCAGACCGCCTCTTCCGCCGGAATCGTTCTGACGATTTCGAAATAGTCCCAGGGATATTTGGAGTCGGACGGCTTCTTGACCTTGGCGAGATACATCGGACGCAGGACCCTGCCGTCCTCGCGGATCGTCGCATTGTCGGTGAAGGCGTCATGAATCGGCGCGGCGCGCATCGCCGCCGCCACCTTGTCGGCGTCATCGCTTCCCGCCGTTTTGATCGCCTTGAGATAATGCAGCACCGCGCCATAGACGCCGGCGTGAAGCATCGACGGCATCATGCCTGTCTTCGCCATGAATTCCTTCGACCAGGCGCGCGTCACGTCATTCATGTCCCAATAGGACGCCGTGGTGAGATAAGTTCCCTGCGCAGCCTGCAGGCCGAGCCCGTGGACATCCTGCAGGAAGAACACGAGCGCCGCGAGATTCTGCCCCTGCTGCACGAGCCCGAACTCGCCCGCCTGCTTCATCGCATTGATGGTGTCGTTGCCGGCGTTGGCGATGCCGATCACCTTCGCGCCCGACGCCTGCGCGCGCAGCAGGAAGGAGGAGAAATCGGCCGTGTTAAGCGGATGCCGAACAGAGTCGACGACGGTTCCGCCATTCGCCTTGACAACGTCGGTCGCATCTTTCTGGAGCTGATGACCGAAGGCGTAGTCGGCGGCGAGAAAGAACCAGGACGTTCCTCCCGCCTTCACCACGGCGGACGCCGTTCCGCGCGACACGCCGTAGGTGTCGTAGGTCCAGTGGAAGCCGTAGGGCGAGCATTGCTCGTTGGTCAGCGCAGTGGTGCCCGCGCCGGAATACATGACGATGCGCTTCTTCTCGCGCGCGATCTCCTGCACCGCGAGCGCGACGCCGGAATTCGGCACGTCGACGATCGCATCGATCTTGTCGACATCGGTCCAGCGTCGCGTGATGGCGGCGCCGACATCGACCTTGTGCTGATGATCGGCGAAGATCACCTGCACCGGCTTTCCCAGCACCGTTCCGCCGAATTCCTTCACCGCCATCTCGGCTGCGGCGACGGAGCCCTTGCCGGTGATGTCGGCGGTGACGCCATTCATGTCAGTCAGCACGCCGATCTTCACGACATCGTCGCTGATCTGCGCCTGCGCCGCGGTCGCCACAGCAAGCGCCAGCGCGAGCGCGCCAAGTCCTGAAAGCCTCATCTGCATCTCCTCCGTTTGGCGCGTCTGACGCGCGCTTCAAAAAATCGCTCAGCAGCCTTTGCGGTCGAGCCAGTCGATTGCGAGCCCCGCCAGCTCGGCGCTGTTGTCCTCGATCATCAGGAGATGGCCGTTCCCGCTGACGCCGATATCGGGAAGAAAGAGAAATTCGGCGCCCAGCGCCTCGGCGGTCGCCTGATCAAGCGCGCGCGGATGGCGCGGATCATGATCGCCCGTCATGATGAGAATATCGAACGCGCGGAGCGATTTCGGATCGGCGACTTTCAAGCCGCGCCCGCCAATGTTGAAACGCTCGTTGAGCACCCGGGCGCTCTCTGGAACGATCGAGCGGCGATAAATCTCGAAAGCATGCTTGGGAAAGCGCGGCGCATTGGCCCAGAAATCGCGCATGAAATCGACGGGAAGCCAGACCGGCGCGTTCTCCGGCGCATAGACCGGACAGCCCAGACTTTCATCATCACGCAACGCATGAATCGCCGCAGGATCGGCCGGGAGATCGGGCAGCAGATTGGCCGGCGGCCCGGGCGCGAGACCGACGATCGCTGCGACAAGGTGAGGCTTCTGCTCGGCGATCCACCATGCCATGGGACCAGCGGCGGAATGCGCGACGAGGACGGCCGACCCGATCTCCTCCAGAAGAACCATCAGCGATTCCGCGATGTCGCGCGTCGACAGGGTCGCGAAGTCAGGCGACATGGGAGAACGGCCATGGCCTGGCCAATCGGGAATGAAAACGTCGCGACCGCTCGCAGCGAAATGCTCAGCCCAGCCCGCGCGGCCATCGGGCGTCGCGAGATAACAGGCGCCTGTGTGACCGCCGCCATGGATCATCACCACCGGCGTCTTGCGGCGCGTGGAAGGCGCAGCCGGCAAGCTGTCGACGAAAATCGGATGCGCTTCGGAGCCGGAGTAAAGGCAGCGCGCCTTGGGCCTTTCAAGCGCAGCCGCACGCGTTCGCCGGACAGAGCCAGCGTCCATATAATCCTCCCCATCGCATGATTCTTGGAAAGCGCCTGCGATCTCCCGGCAGGTTATGATGG carries:
- a CDS encoding patatin-like phospholipase family protein; translation: MNEARPIAGGAAIAALSGARFFDGVPADILSSLAAEAEFIDVAAGETLFHEGDDSSDIYVIRSGAVAILRRMSDGITARVGEIFAGETVGEMAMLTGDPRTATAVTLRDSEFVKLSREAVGSLVARDPEVALAIARVLARRLAKMRGVARPTARPRVFAILPHVDLPQPRVDDFIARLGAALGAWGSVAQITRADADRPRAWMQQCEARNEHTLFIGRGGDAEWSAFCARQADLVLLLADAGAAPSRSPGWSEQRAPHSLHELQRELVLLSPDGVERRGAGAWRDAVDHDFHHHVVDDGDVARVARLITRRATAIVLSGGGARGFAHLGVVDALIEAGASIDIFGGSSMGAIIAAAYAGGWPRELVHEKLRQSFVRRRPLSDPTLPVVSLFRGRKVEWLLTQAFADIHIEDLRRPYFCVTSCLTRAAPMAHRAGLLRRWLQASVSIPGVLPPVVEGGLVHVDGGIMDNLPIDAATAMLRGPVIGVDVSGDEHFDHVHPPAHPFWRRLVGAEPGVPSIMETLWRVGTVGSVSTTKRDQDHAALIIRPPVGLLGLLDWKNFDRAVALGYEHTKRLLAERPELIAGLRDAQPVAATSALHH
- a CDS encoding ABC transporter substrate-binding protein encodes the protein MQMRLSGLGALALALAVATAAQAQISDDVVKIGVLTDMNGVTADITGKGSVAAAEMAVKEFGGTVLGKPVQVIFADHQHKVDVGAAITRRWTDVDKIDAIVDVPNSGVALAVQEIAREKKRIVMYSGAGTTALTNEQCSPYGFHWTYDTYGVSRGTASAVVKAGGTSWFFLAADYAFGHQLQKDATDVVKANGGTVVDSVRHPLNTADFSSFLLRAQASGAKVIGIANAGNDTINAMKQAGEFGLVQQGQNLAALVFFLQDVHGLGLQAAQGTYLTTASYWDMNDVTRAWSKEFMAKTGMMPSMLHAGVYGAVLHYLKAIKTAGSDDADKVAAAMRAAPIHDAFTDNATIREDGRVLRPMYLAKVKKPSDSKYPWDYFEIVRTIPAEEAVWPLSESKCALVRKG
- a CDS encoding alpha/beta fold hydrolase, with translation MDAGSVRRTRAAALERPKARCLYSGSEAHPIFVDSLPAAPSTRRKTPVVMIHGGGHTGACYLATPDGRAGWAEHFAASGRDVFIPDWPGHGRSPMSPDFATLSTRDIAESLMVLLEEIGSAVLVAHSAAGPMAWWIAEQKPHLVAAIVGLAPGPPANLLPDLPADPAAIHALRDDESLGCPVYAPENAPVWLPVDFMRDFWANAPRFPKHAFEIYRRSIVPESARVLNERFNIGGRGLKVADPKSLRAFDILIMTGDHDPRHPRALDQATAEALGAEFLFLPDIGVSGNGHLLMIEDNSAELAGLAIDWLDRKGC